A part of Arachis hypogaea cultivar Tifrunner chromosome 12, arahy.Tifrunner.gnm2.J5K5, whole genome shotgun sequence genomic DNA contains:
- the LOC140176625 gene encoding protein FAR-RED IMPAIRED RESPONSE 1-like — protein sequence MCPNKTTPKNREVLIKNEREEPKFFFELNLKGDLSIKYALWADARSRAACEYFGDVVSFDTTYNINRYNLVFDSFVDANHHGQSTLLGCALIKNEEIQSFKWLFECWLRCMGAKAPKGILTDQCASMQRTIEISLRQFVKQYDNCLASKKQREREFDVADFHTVIPCTTKSAIEAQFQHVYTHKKFRKVQTQFREKVNCISRSMHSTLGFTTYEVVEKVSNSTFNKFLITYDVVSREVKCQCLLFESRGILCRHSLSILSFERVDNVAPKYILECRSKNIKRRHTHIEHSQDERLLEPRSKRFDDLVFRLHNICEFTSESEELTGILHRAFDNVMVEM from the exons ATGTGTCCGAACAAGACGACGCCAAAGAATCGGGAagtacttattaagaatgaaagagaagaaccaaaattttttttcgagCTCAACCTCAAAGGTGATCTCTCAATCAAATATGCATTATGGGCCGACGCAAGAAGCAGGGCGGCATGCGAGTATTTTGGAGATGTCGTTTCATTCGACACCACGTACAACATAAACAG GTACAATCTGGTTTTTGATTCTTTTGTGGACgcgaatcaccacggtcagtcgacACTTCTCGGATGCGCGCTGATAAAAAATGAGGAAatccaatcattcaaatggctatTCGAGTGTTGGCTCCGTTGCATGGGAGCCAAggcaccaaaaggcattctcactGACCAATGCGCATCAATGCAAAGGACCATTGAGAT CTCCCTGAGGCAATTCGTGAAGCAATACGACAATTGCCTAGCAAGCAAAaagcaaagagagagagaatttgacgTTGCAGATTTTCACACCGTGATACCGTgcacaacaaaatcagcaataGAGGCGCAGTTTCAACACGTGTATACCCACAAGAAGTTCAGGAAAGTTCAAACACAATTCAGAGAAAAGGTGAACTGCATCTCAAGATCAATGCATTCCACCCTAGGTTTCACAACATACGAAGTCGTAGAGAAAGTCTCcaactcaacattcaacaagtttttGATCACCTACGATGTAGTATCACGAGAGGTAAAGTGCCAATGCTTGCTATTTGAGTCAAGGGGCATATTGTGCCGCCATTCCCTGAGCATCCTAAGCTTCGAGCGAGTGGATAACGTGGCACCAAAATACATACTGGAGTGCAggagcaagaacataaagaggaggcaCACACATATCGAGCACAGCCAAGACGAGCGTTTATTGGAGCCGAGAAGCAAGAGATTTGACGATTTAGTATTTCGGTTGCACAATATATGCGAATTTACATCAGAGTCCGAGGAGCTGACCGGAATTCTGCACCGGGCATTTGACAATGTCATGGTTGAGATGTAA